From the genome of Plectropomus leopardus isolate mb chromosome 4, YSFRI_Pleo_2.0, whole genome shotgun sequence:
ACCCATCGGAAAACACATCGAAAAGGTGGAGCTGATTCCTCCCAACTCCCACTGCGATGAGACTGAGATCATGTAAGAGCTCATTTTAAAGCCTTCACCCCATCACGAGACTGATGATCCTGATACTTAAAGCTTCTGTCACTTTATGGACTTGTTCTGACATTATCTCTGGTTCTTGCTTGGTGTTGCAGTGCCACTCTAAAAAGGTCTGGCCTGGAGGTTTGCCTGGACCCAGAAGCTCCCTGGGTGAAGAAAGTGATTAATAGGATCATGTCCAAGTAAGTACCTCTAATGGCATTCAAACATAACAGTGTACTGTCATGATTTACTTTGAAACCTAAagaaagtggcttgatttctttcaaaaacattggaagaagacaataagcatcttaagaaaacatttaccaaaaattaatttgaaaaagaatagataaataaaagaataagtaaataaaatgagagaataaattaaaagacaagtaaatgccctaaaaaaaatgcttagaaataattatataacttcttttctgtttcttttctctgcagcagaagTTAAACAGACCAGGAATGTCACGCTTTACGAACTGtttaaagacaaatgaaaaataccGAGAAGTATTTGCTGTCATCATCCCTCTTTTTAATACCAGAATACTACTGAGTGTCCTGATCAAACTCTGAAGATGACAACTGAATTTAACCACTAATGTTATGTTTGTatcaaacaaattatttattacaaaGTCTCTGCTTGTTTCTATGTCATTTGTGTGCTGTAGCCACTTACTCCCATTTGGCTGCTCCTGTTGCACTGCATTACTGTTGTATGTCTTCAAATTATGTGCTCAAcatatttattgatgtatttatgAAACAATAATGTATTTGGTTTTAGTTGTGTGGGTCTGTGGACAACCTGTAGATTTAATAAAGAAGTTTCTATGAAATTGAAAGTggaatttcattgttttttctttcttacacattattatttttgtcttttgtgctgTATGTCCCTCACAAGGATGTAGCCATGCAAAGAGTTTTAGCTTCTAGTAACTGATACATCTTTTTTTGAAACAAACTCATATGATGGTAGAAGCACCTGGCCCTAATCATCTAATTCCCTgtgttaaatattgttttataatgacaaaataacCAATAATTCACTGTTCTATCAATACAGGCACTTTTCTTTTGCACATGAGGAAGTTCTTGGAGTGTGTCCTCAACTGGCCGTTTTCCCACTTCCCTCTGCAGTCAACCTAGCAGCTGCAGCACCGATGCTGCTAATGAAATGACCTCACATGGTCTAACTCTAAATACTGTTACAACATGGATAAATAAAGCTTATTGAATGTGGTTTTGCAGAGGACTTTAATCAGacattgtaattttaaatttcaacaaTGAACGAAGTCCTAAATCAGTAAACTTAGACTGTGCTGTAAGTCACATGGACTTGTTATTGCATTTGCACCAACATTCAAACCTCCACAAATACTAGTATCACTTGAATGCAGCTGCAACAGCGAAGATAGTTCAGTTATGATTTCAGCTACAGGCGCTCCCTTACATTGTAATGCTGTGCTTCTGTAAAGTTGGGGGGCTGTGACACTTTCTCAtctcaagttgtcacatgttgctgctttgcagtgaacttctgcatctacatgttATGTTTCAGatatccttttgcatctgcaatCTGCGTTCCAGGATGGTGATGGcactacagtgatgtcaacaaatgcacatgatgggatggcacggcatgtggttatgtttagacaacacaagcaaatggcaaccaacataaacaaatgcacatgctggttTAGCCAGTGGCTCATGTCTCTCTGAGCCACTGTAGAGAGAGTGAGCATAGCCCCTCCTACTCCCTGGTTTTTAAATCAGTGCAggtattttgagcattttgtaTCAATTCCCCTGTCTCTGTCACAGTCTGCTTATTCCAGCTGACTGGTGAGATTTTATCCCAGAGTCAAATACTATTGCTGCTGTGCTgcccattcatttttttaaaaaaggtttttgggTTCCTGTTGAAAAGAGAGAGCCCCAATGAGCTGAGGTACCATGAGGGTAacagaaagcaaacagaaaGGTAAAGATGAGGTAAAGATTTACTACATTTTAGTCAGCATTTAGGCCCACTAACAATGCttcttctgtttgtttcatAGATACAGTTACCACTGCTGTTTTGTCTTGCCtggtttttggtttggtttagcCATTTGTTTCGTAATTGTTTGCAGTCGGGccatgtgttttgtgttaccTTGTTTTAGTTTTGGGGTTAATTTGGTACATTTAAATACTTATTTGTTTaaacagtgtttatttattttggcttttacctttatttttgaATGGCAAAAGCCAAAATTTGACTGCATCCAGCTTTTTCAGTGtcagtatttattgttttctatGTCTTCAATGACAACAAATTTAAGATTTTGGGGAATTGGCTGCTGGCAGACATTTCAGTCATTAAGGGCCATTAATATTTTGAACTTGTAAAATCATgataacaaattattttttccaaagtttAACTTAGGTGAATGTGTAATAGAGCTTTTTAGCTGTagaaatacagtatattgtgcGTGTGAAAAAAGGTTTGTGCGCACAGATataatgtttgcatttaaaaaaagtttttgtagCTGTAGAACAGTGAAAAATAGATGTAAAAATGGTCAAAGTCCATGCTTGTACCTCACAGCTATACCTTGTAACTTCTGTGGGATAAATGTCTTCAGCctgatctgtttttctttgactgGTACCCACATACTTCAAATACCcaataaaagacaacaacagTCTTCAAAAACAGAACTGGAAATGAAATAGGTTTATTGTAGATTATCAAAGAGTAACATGTAAACTAAGCAGGTCCCAGGAGCAACTAAAAAAAGTATCTGAAATCATCATCTTTTGTAATAATtccacctcctcttcttttGGAATATTGAGAGTCTCTGATTGgtagtgaattaaaaaaaatggatttgcCATTACAATCTCATTCATGTGAAGGTACTTTTacattaaccccttgaaacctaagcatgttgactttatttctttaaaagaatgggaagaaagaaataaaagaagaaatggcctaaTACATTTACAAGAAATTGGTTATTAGTACAAGAAcatattacctgaaaaattagttataaaaaaattaattaaatttttaaaaaaaggaaaatacctggaaaaagtACTAAAGAACAtgatatttctgtaacataatttcaaatatgtaattgtaaTTAGCTagtttcccctagctttttcttttttccctagatgTTTTCccctagttaaaaaaaataaataaatacatttgtaaatgtaCTAGTTTCTGTGACTCAATAAACTTACATGGTTGTGCTATATGGGTTGTTTTTCAGAACGTAACTCAGCACCTACATCTTCTGATCTAGAGGCCTGTGCTTCGCTGTTCTCAGTAAGTAAagttgctcacacacacacacacacacacacacatacacacacatacacacactgcaacTCAGATAAGGGCAGAATCCCTCTCAAAGTTGTTGCTGTAGCTGTCGTAAGTGGCGATTCTGGGTAGTTCTTAAACAGGCCAATGTCTTCAATATTCTCCAAATTATATACAGAATATAATATATTGTTTGGTTAAGTCAAGTGCTATTCAGCTGTCAAGCATGTACCAAGCTTGTTGCTCTGCGTATTTTGCAGAAACAATGCACATGTGCAAAATACAGGTGTGCACAAAACTTTCTCACACGTGCCCAAATCTGCAACTGCAAAACTTTGTTACACATTCAGAAACTTGACTGTGAGAAATTCTTTGTGGACATCATTTCATAAGATCAGTATTCATGACCATTATTGGATTCCACACAATCTAAGCCGTtagaaattctgtttttttttttaaagcaatttatggctttattaaaaaaatcaatgaaaaataatgaaaattgtTGTTAGTTTCAACTCTAAACCCTTCTTTGCAATgcaatctgtttaaaatgttcacCCCCAAGCTGACATCGCCTAGATGACGTCATTGAGGTTATTTCCTCAGCTTTGATGAAGTTCTTTCTAAAATACATTAGTCTAGTGGAGTGTCTCTTTAGGAGGAAAAGTAGCctaacagctgacagaagcagattaaaatattgttaacTTTCCCCATCCATGTGCCTTTTCAAGGCTTGTGTATAATAATCAAATACCATTTTACTTTCACAGGATAAGAAATGATTCTCACACTACAAATCAAAAACTGGATTATTAGGTATTTATTTAGATATTCCTTAAATTCACATGAGTAGCCATTAATATGCACAGTCAGCACAAAACGGTGTAAACatcaaatttacaaaatgaaggAAACTTGTTCTTTCAGACTGGCATGTCCAAAGTTCGGCCCAGGGGCCAATAGTGGCCCTCACGCTCGCCTGTTAAAATATACTACATGTGGCCCACCACACAATTGGTTGATCAAGCAAGATGACTTTGCATAAAGGTGACAGCGGGGGACACTGCTTTCAGGAGTGGCTGGAAGTTTAATACTTTCCACTGAAAGATGAAACAGGTCTCATTTGTTTGTGATATATAGATATTGTGATTGTTTGTATGTGATATATGATGGTAGAAGCACCTGGCCCCTATGTGTATCTCTCATCATCTAATTCCCCTatgttaaatattgttttataatgacaaaataacCAATAATTCACTGTTCTATCAATAC
Proteins encoded in this window:
- the LOC121942079 gene encoding permeability factor 2-like isoform X1, whose amino-acid sequence is MMSCRVIVISIAVLLAFLVVSEASLGVELHCRCILTESKPIGKHIEKVELIPPNSHCDETEIIATLKRSGLEVCLDPEAPWVKKVINRIMSNRS
- the LOC121942079 gene encoding C-X-C motif chemokine 2-like isoform X2 — its product is MMSCRVIVISIAVLLAFLVVSEASLGVELHCRCILTESKPIGKHIEKVELIPPNSHCDETEIIATLKRSGLEVCLDPEAPWVKKVINRIMSKS